From a single Brassica oleracea var. oleracea cultivar TO1000 chromosome C5, BOL, whole genome shotgun sequence genomic region:
- the LOC106344167 gene encoding organic cation/carnitine transporter 6-like → MTDQSEPLLLSRICADDSDVNDRTSSEELTFDSIVEQSLSDFGFWQLFQVVLVGLALFFDAFPIFITVYTDAYPTWHCVNHTICDHSTSDICKLPRSAWEWDGGSKDKTVISEFGLECSTSLLRGMPSSAFYIGAIVGGFFLALIPDGSLGRKKLVLFSTFAMSVTSIFVVFSTNVWIYTTLKFAIGFTRSQTWSYALVLISERVPTKWRPRVTMIPFTLFVLGFMSLSGVAYLARHSSWRYLYLYTAVPAAFYCIFLYLFALESPRWLHLQGNNEEAIVVLKSLSSKNKAYLESLVSKLPLEQEAVEALPRYSIKDFFFRKWAFRRILVVMVILFGMGMSYYGVPLAARDIDVNIYLSETLNAVVELPTFIITPFILERVNRRSSVLVNTLLGGASGVLCFVLSVFGKTGIAFAFELGTFFCARTGFNLMAVYMVEMFPTCVRSSATMMFRQALVVGGACCPLIASIGRDLPSVSFAIFGVAMSGLGLFVLILPETKGSSLCDTMEEQEKRDQTINTSNCC, encoded by the coding sequence ATGACTGACCAGTCAGAACCACTGTTATTGTCTCGTATCTGCGCCGATGATTCCGACGTCAACGACAGAACCAGTTCAGAAGAGTTGACTTTCGACAGCATTGTCGAACAGAGTCTATCAGATTTTGGGTTCTGGCAACTCTTCCAGGTAGTCCTCGTTGGACTCGCTTTGTTCTTCGATGCATTTCCGATATTCATCACCGTTTACACAGACGCATACCCCACGTGGCACTGTGTTAACCACACGATCTGCGACCACTCCACTTCCGACATCTGCAAGCTCCCAAGATCAGCATGGGAATGGGACGGTGGCTCCAAGGACAAAACCGTCATTTCAGAATTTGGACTCGAGTGCTCGACCTCTTTACTCAGAGGTATGCCTAGTTCTGCTTTCTACATCGGTGCCATCGTTGGTGGATTCTTTCTAGCTTTAATCCCAGATGGTTCCTTGGGCCGCAAGAAACTAGTTTTGTTCTCAACCTTTGCAATGTCAGTCACTTCAATTTTTGTTGTTTTCTCAACCAACGTATGGATTTACACAACCCTAAAGTTTGCCATCGGATTCACGAGATCACAGACTTGGTCATATGCGCTGGTTCTCATCAGTGAGCGAGTCCCCACCAAATGGAGACCAAGAGTTACCATGATTCCATTTACCCTTTTCGTTTTAGGGTTTATGTCATTGTCTGGAGTGGCTTACCTTGCTCGACACTCTTCATGGAGATATCTCTATCTCTACACAGCCGTTCCAGCAGCATTCTATTGTATCTTCCTCTACCTCTTCGCACTCGAATCACCACGGTGGCTTCACTTGCAAGGAAACAACGAAGAAGCCATTGTTGTTCTCAAAAGCCTGTCATCGAAGAACAAAGCCTACTTGGAATCACTAGTTTCTAAGTTACCCCTGGAGCAAGAAGCCGTTGAAGCACTGCCAAGGTACTCGATTAAGGACTTCTTCTTCCGAAAGTGGGCTTTTCGGAGGATATTAGTTGTTATGGTCATATTGTTTGGAATGGGAATGTCATACTACGGAGTTCCATTAGCAGCTAGAGACATAGACGTCAACATATACTTGAGTGAAACCCTAAACGCAGTGGTGGAGTTGCCTACTTTCATTATCACTCCGTTCATATTGGAGAGGGTCAACAGAAGAAGCTCTGTTCTAGTGAACACCTTACTAGGTGGAGCCTCAGGGGTGCTTTGTTTCGTTCTCAGCGTTTTCGGAAAAACCGGGATCGCGTTTGCGTTTGAACTTGGGACATTTTTTTGTGCAAGGACCGGATTTAACCTAATGGCGGTTTATATGGTTGAAATGTTTCCGACTTGTGTCAGAAGTTCAGCAACAATGATGTTTAGACAAGCTCTTGTTGTTGGAGGAGCTTGTTGTCCGCTCATTGCTTCCATTGGGAGAGATCTACCATCAGTATCCTTTGCCATTTTCGGAGTTGCCATGTCTGGTTTGGGGTTGTTCGTTTTGATTCTTCCCGAGACAAAAGGTTCAAGTCTCTGTGACACAATGGAAGAACAAGAAAAAAGAGATCAAACCATAAACACTAGCAACTGTTGCTGA